A single window of Mycolicibacterium madagascariense DNA harbors:
- a CDS encoding IclR family transcriptional regulator, with protein MADRTSPPTERVVAILDFLARHPHDRFGLSELARRLALSKPTCLGILTTLTDSGYLVCDGVDKRYRLGPQLISLGHTAQESMRVDPSAREELRRLSAAFDTTAALSAVIDDRITLLELVGPSDVGVRVGQSYPFAPPVGLMFVLWDDHALRDWLAKEPTIPLRTDSHRLDHVITECRRSGYLVERLTPGGRRLYALMAGMSDTLPQELQALLGEMVSDIGERVYLPGAGGARQRTDISVVSAPVFDHHHRQAMVVSLRIGRAVTDVEIGRLARGVVDTAEVLTRRLSGAR; from the coding sequence ATGGCGGACCGGACGTCGCCCCCGACCGAGCGCGTCGTCGCGATCCTCGACTTCCTGGCACGCCACCCGCACGACCGCTTCGGGCTCTCCGAGCTCGCCCGGCGACTGGCGTTGAGCAAGCCGACCTGCCTCGGCATCCTGACCACGCTGACCGACTCCGGCTACCTGGTCTGCGACGGCGTCGACAAGCGCTATCGGCTTGGCCCGCAACTGATCTCGCTCGGGCACACCGCCCAGGAGTCCATGCGCGTCGACCCGAGCGCGCGCGAGGAGCTGCGGCGCCTGTCGGCCGCCTTCGACACCACCGCCGCCCTCTCGGCGGTGATCGACGACCGCATCACGCTCCTGGAGTTGGTCGGACCCTCCGACGTCGGTGTCCGCGTGGGGCAGAGCTATCCGTTCGCTCCGCCGGTCGGATTGATGTTCGTGCTGTGGGACGACCACGCGTTGCGCGACTGGCTCGCCAAGGAGCCGACGATCCCCCTGCGCACCGACTCCCACCGACTCGATCACGTGATCACCGAATGCCGCCGCAGCGGCTACCTCGTCGAACGGCTGACCCCGGGTGGGCGCCGGCTCTACGCCCTCATGGCGGGCATGTCGGACACGCTCCCCCAGGAACTGCAGGCGCTGCTGGGGGAGATGGTCTCCGACATCGGCGAGCGGGTGTACCTGCCCGGCGCGGGCGGCGCCCGGCAGCGGACCGACATCAGCGTCGTCTCGGCGCCGGTGTTCGACCACCACCACCGGCAGGCGATGGTGGTGTCCCTGCGGATCGGGCGCGCGGTCACCGACGTGGAGATCGGCAGGCTGGCGCGTGGCGTGGTGGACACCGCCGAGGTCCTGACCCGACGGCTCAGCGGTGCCCGCTAG
- a CDS encoding permease, which translates to MTSAPTRPVPTRPANTKRRVGSLEVLLLGLIALAVSAGTVSAYVAGSPNLSTAATVFCGVFVQALPFLVLGVLVSGLIAAFVSAERLAGWLPGRPAFAVVVAGVGGAALPGCECGSVPIARRLFGPGTNGAAALTFMLSAPAINPVVLIATAVAFPGQPLIVLARCVASLTTAVVMGLLWSRFGRPEWVTRTLPDEVPDGASRWTVFNEAARHDFLTAASYLVVGAAAAAALHVLVPAWVFEHLAGNLVVGVVSMALLAVVLALCSEADAFVVASLTMVPLIPRLVFLVVGPAVDVKLCAMQAGMFGRRFALRFGPATFVVATVVGTLVGLAVLGGAG; encoded by the coding sequence GTGACTTCGGCCCCCACTCGACCGGTCCCCACCCGACCGGCCAACACCAAGCGACGGGTCGGTTCGCTCGAGGTGTTGTTGCTGGGCCTCATCGCGCTCGCGGTGTCCGCCGGCACGGTCAGCGCGTACGTCGCGGGTAGCCCGAACCTCAGCACGGCTGCGACGGTGTTCTGCGGCGTGTTCGTCCAGGCGCTGCCGTTCCTGGTGCTCGGGGTCCTCGTCAGCGGCCTCATCGCGGCGTTCGTCAGCGCCGAGCGCCTGGCGGGCTGGCTGCCGGGCCGTCCCGCATTCGCGGTGGTGGTCGCCGGGGTCGGCGGCGCCGCGCTGCCCGGCTGCGAGTGCGGTTCGGTCCCCATCGCCCGCCGGCTGTTCGGGCCGGGGACCAACGGCGCCGCGGCCCTGACGTTCATGCTCTCGGCGCCCGCGATCAACCCGGTCGTCCTCATCGCCACCGCCGTCGCGTTCCCCGGGCAGCCGCTCATCGTGCTGGCCCGGTGCGTAGCGTCACTGACCACGGCGGTCGTCATGGGGTTGCTGTGGTCACGGTTCGGCCGGCCCGAATGGGTGACCCGCACCCTGCCCGACGAGGTACCCGACGGCGCGTCGCGGTGGACGGTGTTCAACGAGGCGGCCCGCCATGACTTCCTCACCGCCGCCTCCTACCTGGTGGTGGGTGCGGCGGCGGCCGCGGCGCTGCACGTCCTGGTGCCGGCGTGGGTGTTCGAACACCTCGCGGGCAACCTCGTCGTCGGCGTCGTGTCGATGGCCCTGCTGGCCGTCGTGTTGGCGCTGTGCTCGGAGGCCGACGCGTTCGTCGTCGCCAGCCTGACGATGGTCCCGCTGATCCCACGACTGGTGTTCCTGGTCGTCGGGCCCGCGGTCGACGTCAAGCTCTGCGCGATGCAGGCGGGGATGTTCGGGCGCCGCTTCGCCCTGCGTTTCGGCCCGGCCACGTTCGTCGTGGCGACGGTCGTCGGCACGCTGGTCGGGCTGGCCGTCCTCGGCGGTGCCGGATGA
- a CDS encoding RecQ family ATP-dependent DNA helicase: MSDDPHPFPSLRAPVIRADAQTILEQLAGPHAVLRDDQWVAIEALVVQRRRALVVQRTGWGKSAVYFIAAKLLRAAGFGPTVIVSPLLALMRNQVAAADRAGVHAATINSSNVADWSEIHDRVRGGELDVLLVSPERLNNPDFRDQVLPALAQDAGLVVVDEAHCVSDWGHDFRPDYRRIRTLLADLGSDVPVLATTATANDRVVEDVASQLGVGGKDTLVLRGGLDRESLRLSVVTAGNPAQRAAWLAAHLDSLPGSGIVYTLTVAQANDVATLLRDRGHAVAAYTGATETSEREQLEGDLLANRVKALIATSALGMGFDKPDLGFVVHLGAPSSPIAYYQQVGRAGRSTDSAEVVLLPGREDQDVWRYFSSVAFPSEAMVRNVIGALERDRPQSTPALEPLVDLGRTRLEMVLKVLDVDGAVRRVKGGWVATGEPWEYDEARYRKLDEARRREQQAMLDYQATDGCRMAFLRRQLDDPELGADERCGRCDNCTGNRYDAAVDPSSAEETRQRLMRPGVEISPRKQWPSGLAKLGVQLSGKIGDGPAPGRVIGRLTDLGWGARLRALLDAPDAPASEDVVKAAVAVLASWGWTTRPTAVLAMDSDRHPLLISSLASELARLGRLTDLGVLRYAPERRPVTAANSAYRVAALQDSWQPPDASVIGAAGGPVLLVDDMTDTGWTLTMAARVVRAAGAPDVLPFALASTS; this comes from the coding sequence TTGAGTGATGACCCCCACCCGTTCCCGTCGCTGCGCGCGCCCGTGATCCGCGCGGACGCGCAGACCATCCTCGAACAGCTCGCCGGACCGCACGCCGTCCTGCGCGACGACCAGTGGGTCGCGATCGAGGCGCTCGTCGTCCAGCGCCGTCGCGCGCTCGTCGTGCAGCGTACCGGCTGGGGCAAGTCGGCGGTGTACTTCATCGCCGCCAAGCTGCTGCGGGCCGCGGGCTTCGGGCCGACGGTCATCGTCTCGCCGCTGCTGGCGCTCATGCGCAACCAGGTGGCCGCCGCCGACCGGGCCGGCGTCCATGCCGCGACCATCAACTCGAGCAACGTCGCCGACTGGAGTGAGATCCACGACCGCGTCCGCGGCGGCGAGCTCGACGTGCTGCTGGTCAGCCCGGAACGCTTGAACAATCCGGACTTTCGCGATCAGGTACTGCCCGCGCTGGCGCAGGACGCCGGACTCGTCGTCGTCGACGAGGCGCACTGCGTGTCGGACTGGGGGCACGACTTCCGGCCCGACTACCGCCGGATCCGCACGCTGCTGGCCGATCTCGGTTCCGACGTCCCGGTGCTGGCCACCACTGCGACCGCCAACGACCGCGTGGTGGAGGACGTGGCCAGCCAGCTCGGCGTCGGCGGGAAGGACACGCTGGTCCTGCGCGGAGGGCTCGACCGCGAATCGCTACGGCTGTCGGTGGTCACGGCGGGCAACCCTGCTCAGCGTGCGGCTTGGCTTGCCGCACACCTGGATTCGCTACCTGGCTCGGGCATCGTCTACACGCTGACGGTGGCGCAGGCGAACGACGTCGCCACGCTGCTGCGGGATCGGGGGCACGCGGTCGCGGCCTATACCGGCGCCACCGAGACCAGCGAGCGCGAGCAGCTGGAGGGCGATCTACTGGCCAATCGCGTCAAGGCGCTCATCGCCACGTCGGCGCTCGGCATGGGCTTCGACAAACCCGACCTCGGCTTCGTCGTCCATCTCGGCGCACCGTCGTCGCCCATCGCGTACTACCAGCAGGTCGGCCGGGCCGGGCGCTCGACCGACAGCGCCGAGGTGGTGCTGCTGCCCGGTCGCGAGGACCAGGACGTGTGGCGCTACTTCTCGTCGGTGGCATTTCCCTCGGAAGCCATGGTGCGCAACGTGATCGGCGCTCTCGAGCGCGACCGTCCGCAGTCGACGCCCGCGCTGGAGCCGCTGGTGGACCTGGGCCGGACGCGGCTGGAGATGGTCCTCAAGGTGCTCGACGTCGACGGCGCGGTCCGTCGCGTCAAGGGCGGCTGGGTGGCGACCGGCGAGCCGTGGGAGTACGACGAGGCGCGCTACCGCAAGCTCGACGAGGCGCGCCGGCGCGAGCAGCAGGCCATGCTCGACTACCAGGCGACCGACGGTTGCCGGATGGCGTTCCTGCGGCGCCAGCTCGACGATCCAGAACTCGGGGCCGACGAACGCTGCGGGCGTTGCGACAACTGCACCGGCAACCGCTACGACGCCGCGGTCGATCCGTCGTCGGCCGAGGAGACCCGGCAGCGGCTGATGCGCCCCGGCGTCGAGATCAGCCCGCGCAAGCAGTGGCCGTCCGGCCTGGCCAAGCTCGGCGTGCAGCTCAGCGGGAAGATCGGCGACGGTCCCGCCCCGGGTCGAGTGATCGGGCGGCTCACCGACCTCGGCTGGGGTGCGCGGTTGCGCGCCCTGCTCGACGCGCCCGATGCGCCGGCGAGCGAGGACGTCGTCAAGGCCGCGGTCGCGGTGCTGGCGTCCTGGGGGTGGACGACGCGGCCCACCGCCGTGCTCGCGATGGACTCCGACCGGCACCCGCTGCTGATCTCCTCACTGGCCTCCGAACTCGCCAGGCTGGGCAGGCTCACCGACCTCGGGGTCCTGCGGTACGCACCGGAACGCCGTCCGGTGACGGCCGCCAACTCGGCGTATCGCGTTGCGGCGCTGCAGGATTCGTGGCAGCCGCCCGATGCGTCGGTCATCGGCGCCGCGGGCGGGCCGGTGCTCCTCGTCGACGACATGACCGACACCGGGTGGACGCTGACGATGGCGGCGCGCGTGGTGCGTGCCGCCGGCGCGCCCGACGTGCTGCCGTTCGCGCTCGCGAGCACCAGTTAG
- a CDS encoding serine hydrolase domain-containing protein: MNAFPGFADEGFGPVADAFADNFRRGTEMGAACAVYHRGRLVVDLHGGIADAVTRRPWTADTVTIGFSVSKGLMALCGYLASERGLLDFDAPVASVWPEFAAQGKGDIVIRDVFAHRAGLLALDADLSLAEVLAWEPVIRAIEAQRPLWSPGTTYAYHALTYGWLTGEILRRATGLMPSALVADYLAGPTGANAWIGLPAEQEHRVARMHAPRSRALRAGYRVFSTVLRRTGRAAAVRAVTMGSAFPFSLIDGCDGDFNTPAVHAAQIPAANAIVDARALAAIYGAAVSSVGAGPLLSGASIADALTVRSAGPGWRGAVNAPGSRFSTGFLINGIPFRPLISDSSFGHDGASGSLGFADADSQTGFGYVNNLIALRDQRANHLTAALRRCLHD; the protein is encoded by the coding sequence GTGAACGCTTTCCCAGGCTTTGCCGACGAGGGCTTCGGACCGGTCGCCGATGCCTTCGCCGACAACTTCCGCCGCGGCACCGAGATGGGCGCGGCGTGCGCGGTCTACCACCGCGGGCGGCTGGTGGTCGATCTGCACGGCGGCATCGCCGACGCCGTCACCCGACGACCGTGGACCGCCGACACCGTCACCATCGGGTTCTCCGTCTCCAAGGGCCTGATGGCGCTCTGCGGGTATCTGGCCAGTGAGCGCGGGCTGCTCGACTTCGACGCGCCCGTCGCCTCGGTGTGGCCGGAATTCGCCGCACAGGGCAAGGGCGACATCGTGATTCGCGACGTCTTCGCCCACCGCGCCGGGCTGCTGGCACTCGACGCCGACCTGTCCCTCGCCGAGGTGCTGGCGTGGGAGCCGGTGATCCGCGCCATCGAGGCGCAGCGGCCACTGTGGTCGCCCGGCACCACGTACGCCTACCACGCGCTGACCTACGGCTGGCTCACCGGCGAGATCCTGCGCCGCGCCACGGGGCTGATGCCCAGCGCCCTGGTCGCCGACTACCTGGCCGGGCCGACCGGAGCCAATGCGTGGATCGGGCTGCCGGCCGAGCAGGAGCACCGGGTAGCTCGGATGCATGCGCCGCGTTCGAGGGCGCTGCGCGCGGGCTACCGGGTCTTCTCGACCGTCCTGCGACGGACCGGCCGGGCCGCCGCGGTGCGGGCCGTCACGATGGGCTCGGCGTTCCCGTTCTCGCTGATCGACGGGTGCGACGGCGACTTCAACACCCCCGCCGTCCACGCCGCGCAGATTCCCGCGGCCAACGCCATCGTCGACGCCCGCGCGCTGGCGGCCATCTACGGCGCCGCAGTGTCCTCCGTCGGCGCGGGCCCGCTGCTGAGCGGGGCGTCGATCGCCGACGCGCTCACCGTGCGGTCGGCGGGGCCCGGCTGGCGGGGCGCGGTCAACGCGCCGGGCAGTCGCTTCTCGACGGGGTTCCTCATCAACGGCATCCCGTTCCGGCCGCTGATCTCGGACTCGTCGTTCGGGCACGACGGCGCCAGCGGCAGCCTCGGCTTCGCCGACGCCGACAGCCAGACCGGCTTCGGCTACGTCAACAACCTGATCGCGCTGCGCGATCAGCGCGCGAACCACCTGACGGCCGCCCTGCGGCGCTGCCTGCATGATTGA
- a CDS encoding transporter substrate-binding domain-containing protein yields MPSRALLASLLTLLTMATSACQAPPAAPAQGSDLDRIVGAKVVRVCSTGDYRPFTYRDPQGRWSGLDVDLAHDLATRLGVRLDLVPTTWSSLMRDLDDHCDLAMGGITITLDRAKKARFSTPYLRDGKAAAVRCADAARYRSLADVDRTEVRVVVNPGGTNADFDHATLKNATIVEYPDNDTIFEQLVQGRADVMITDASEVRWQTARNPLLCGVAVDHPFTFSQKAYLVPRADVMLQQWIDQWLNLITNDGTFAAVSQRWLGTG; encoded by the coding sequence GTGCCGTCGCGTGCGCTCCTCGCCAGCCTGCTGACGCTGCTCACCATGGCCACGTCGGCGTGCCAGGCGCCACCCGCCGCGCCGGCGCAGGGGTCCGACCTCGACCGCATCGTCGGGGCGAAGGTGGTGCGGGTCTGCAGCACCGGCGACTACCGCCCCTTCACCTACCGCGATCCGCAGGGCCGGTGGAGCGGCCTGGACGTCGACCTCGCCCACGATCTCGCCACCCGCCTCGGCGTGCGACTCGACCTGGTGCCCACCACGTGGTCGTCGCTGATGCGCGACCTCGACGACCACTGCGACCTGGCGATGGGCGGCATCACCATCACCCTCGACCGGGCGAAGAAGGCCCGGTTCTCCACGCCCTACCTGCGCGACGGCAAGGCCGCCGCGGTGCGCTGCGCCGACGCCGCCAGGTACCGGTCACTGGCCGACGTCGACCGCACCGAGGTGCGGGTCGTCGTGAACCCCGGCGGGACCAACGCCGACTTCGACCACGCCACCCTGAAGAACGCGACGATCGTCGAGTACCCGGACAACGACACGATCTTCGAGCAGCTCGTCCAGGGCCGCGCCGACGTCATGATCACCGACGCCAGCGAAGTCCGTTGGCAGACGGCGCGCAACCCGCTGCTGTGCGGCGTCGCCGTCGACCACCCGTTCACGTTCTCGCAGAAGGCCTATCTCGTGCCGCGCGCCGACGTGATGCTCCAGCAGTGGATCGACCAGTGGCTGAACCTGATCACCAACGACGGCACCTTCGCGGCCGTGAGCCAACGGTGGTTGGGCACCGGCTAA
- a CDS encoding TIGR03943 family putative permease subunit, which produces MSRGAQNLVLLLIGLATAVMLVKGTYLNYVRPMLLPWLAAAAAGLIALGLVAIVTDLRNAHHEHQDADDGHGHRHRTWLGWLLLVPIAMVAFVVPPALGANGASAAPAISQPHRRAFPPLPAGDAPTVSLPEVVMRAAADSTNSLVGRSITLTGFTLHRPNGIDLGRVVIVCCAADAQLARVHLTGPGAAAAAGHADDSWLRIKGQIVPGSSHSDDGFIPTMTVTDVTSIDKPANTYAY; this is translated from the coding sequence ATGAGCCGCGGCGCCCAGAACCTGGTCCTACTGCTGATCGGGCTCGCGACCGCGGTGATGCTGGTGAAGGGCACCTACCTGAACTACGTCAGGCCGATGCTGCTGCCGTGGTTGGCGGCGGCTGCGGCGGGACTCATCGCGCTGGGGCTGGTGGCCATCGTCACCGACCTGCGCAACGCCCACCACGAACACCAGGACGCGGACGACGGACACGGCCATCGGCATCGGACGTGGCTGGGCTGGTTGCTGCTGGTGCCGATCGCCATGGTGGCGTTCGTGGTGCCGCCGGCGCTGGGTGCCAACGGCGCCAGCGCGGCGCCCGCCATCAGCCAGCCGCACCGTCGCGCCTTCCCGCCCCTGCCTGCGGGGGACGCCCCGACGGTGTCACTGCCCGAGGTGGTGATGCGCGCCGCCGCGGACTCCACCAATTCGCTGGTGGGACGGTCGATCACGCTCACCGGATTCACGCTGCACCGGCCCAACGGCATCGACCTGGGCCGGGTCGTCATCGTCTGCTGCGCCGCCGACGCCCAACTGGCCCGCGTGCACCTGACCGGACCCGGCGCGGCCGCGGCGGCGGGGCACGCCGATGACAGCTGGCTGCGCATCAAGGGTCAGATCGTGCCCGGCTCGTCGCATTCCGACGACGGCTTCATCCCCACCATGACCGTCACCGACGTCACCAGCATCGACAAGCCGGCGAACACCTACGCGTACTGA